In Flavobacterium endoglycinae, one DNA window encodes the following:
- a CDS encoding carboxymuconolactone decarboxylase family protein, giving the protein MQKRLNIKQAAPDALKAMIGLESYLSKISISKTAKELIKIRASQINGCAYCINIHTQDAVKNGETNQRIFLLSAWREAGDIFTEEEKAVLAITEEITLIHQQGLSDLTYSNAVHFFSENQIADIITAVITINLWNRVVLSTRLPIGQSLA; this is encoded by the coding sequence ATGCAGAAACGATTAAACATCAAGCAGGCCGCCCCTGATGCACTCAAAGCGATGATCGGCCTTGAAAGCTATCTTTCAAAGATTTCCATCTCCAAGACAGCCAAAGAACTCATAAAGATCCGCGCCTCTCAGATCAACGGCTGCGCCTACTGCATCAACATCCATACCCAGGACGCGGTTAAAAACGGCGAGACAAACCAGCGCATTTTTCTCCTGAGCGCCTGGAGGGAAGCGGGGGATATTTTTACAGAAGAAGAAAAAGCAGTGCTGGCGATAACGGAAGAAATAACATTAATACATCAACAGGGATTATCAGACCTGACCTATTCAAACGCCGTGCATTTTTTCAGCGAAAACCAGATTGCAGATATCATAACTGCCGTAATTACCATAAATCTTTGGAACAGGGTTGTACTGAGCACCCGACTGCCTATAGGACAAAGTCTGGCATAA
- a CDS encoding DUF1810 domain-containing protein, with amino-acid sequence MDLNEGIERFLRAQGNVYHQALDEITKGKKQSHWMWFVFPQIRGLGFTEYNVYFGLKDLNEASHYLNHPVLGKRLIEISEAVLSHDGLTALEIFGKPDQRKLRSCMTLFSRISNADPVFLKVLEKYYHGQMDDKTLAVLESAKSAAVNLMRMLKSELNTAA; translated from the coding sequence ATGGATCTGAATGAGGGGATTGAAAGATTTTTGCGGGCACAGGGGAATGTGTACCATCAGGCACTGGATGAAATAACGAAAGGAAAGAAGCAGAGCCATTGGATGTGGTTTGTATTTCCCCAGATCAGAGGCTTGGGATTCACCGAGTACAATGTGTATTTTGGATTAAAGGACCTTAATGAAGCCTCTCATTACCTTAATCATCCCGTACTGGGTAAACGCCTGATCGAAATTTCAGAAGCGGTTCTGAGCCATGATGGCTTAACGGCACTGGAAATCTTTGGAAAGCCTGACCAGCGGAAGCTCAGATCCTGCATGACACTCTTCAGCAGGATTTCGAACGCAGATCCGGTTTTCCTGAAAGTATTGGAAAAATATTATCACGGCCAGATGGATGATAAAACCCTAGCGGTCTTAGAGTCCGCAAAGTCAGCAGCGGTAAATTTAATGCGTATGCTGAAGTCTGAGCTGAATACAGCCGCGTAA
- a CDS encoding Crp/Fnr family transcriptional regulator: MSDIFKKHIAKFAKVPEDDFEQIIKFFDISEAGKKENLLEQGQICRHHYFVLEGLLRKFYINEKGNEQTTEFAIETWWLTDNFAYENQLPTEFYIQAVEKSTLLCITPEKRQKLLEEFPVMERYFRFVYQRAYAAAQKRIKFLFSFSKEEFYFQAVRNHPEFIQRVPQYLIASYLGFTPEYLSEIRKRALS; the protein is encoded by the coding sequence ATGTCCGATATATTCAAAAAACATATAGCCAAGTTCGCCAAGGTACCAGAGGATGACTTTGAGCAGATCATAAAATTCTTCGACATCAGTGAGGCGGGTAAAAAAGAAAATTTACTGGAGCAGGGACAGATCTGCCGGCATCATTATTTTGTCCTGGAGGGGCTGCTCAGAAAATTCTACATCAACGAGAAAGGCAACGAGCAGACCACTGAATTTGCCATAGAAACCTGGTGGCTCACCGATAACTTTGCCTACGAGAACCAGCTCCCGACAGAGTTTTATATTCAGGCAGTGGAAAAATCCACACTGCTCTGCATCACACCCGAGAAGCGGCAGAAGCTGCTGGAGGAGTTTCCGGTGATGGAGCGCTATTTCCGTTTTGTCTACCAGCGGGCTTATGCAGCGGCCCAGAAACGCATCAAATTCCTTTTCTCGTTCTCAAAAGAAGAATTTTATTTTCAGGCAGTCCGCAACCACCCTGAATTTATTCAGCGTGTTCCCCAATACCTGATCGCTTCCTATCTGGGATTCACTCCCGAATACTTGAGCGAAATCCGCAAGAGGGCTCTTTCTTAA
- a CDS encoding SOS response-associated peptidase, translating to MCYYTQQNASIEDLKRRFNAELDNEETYLQSDFINGFSHPNIPVILNSSPHLITTDYTWGLLPSWAKDIQFRKNTLNARIETIDEKASFKSITHNRCLIIASAYYEWHWNDQKGKSKDKYQINSQDDEIFTFAGLYSSWTDPLTDEIKNTYTMVTTKANDLMQYIHNHKLRMPIMLKRQDESAWLDQSVKIEDFAFPYQGNLIGFQI from the coding sequence ATGTGTTATTACACCCAGCAGAATGCCTCGATAGAAGATCTCAAAAGACGCTTTAATGCGGAACTCGACAATGAGGAAACCTATCTGCAGTCGGATTTTATAAACGGGTTTTCCCATCCAAATATCCCCGTGATACTGAATTCCTCTCCGCATCTAATCACTACGGATTACACCTGGGGGCTTCTGCCTTCCTGGGCAAAAGACATCCAGTTCAGGAAAAATACGCTCAATGCCCGCATTGAAACCATTGACGAGAAAGCATCTTTCAAGAGCATAACCCATAACCGCTGCCTTATAATTGCTTCAGCATACTACGAATGGCACTGGAATGACCAGAAGGGAAAAAGCAAGGACAAATACCAGATCAACTCACAGGATGATGAAATCTTCACTTTTGCGGGGCTGTATTCTTCATGGACAGATCCTCTGACAGATGAGATTAAAAACACCTATACCATGGTAACTACAAAAGCCAATGATCTGATGCAGTACATCCATAACCATAAGCTCAGGATGCCCATTATGCTCAAACGCCAGGACGAATCCGCATGGCTGGACCAGTCGGTTAAAATTGAGGATTTCGCTTTTCCCTATCAGGGAAACCTGATCGGTTTTCAAATCTAA